A DNA window from Tenuifilaceae bacterium CYCD contains the following coding sequences:
- the aspS gene encoding aspartate--tRNA ligase yields the protein MYRTHTCGELRIDNVGNSVTLSGWVQRIRNLGGMTFIDIRDRYGITQVVVDESSDKSVHDIVSKLGREYVVQVKGTVVERASKNPKISTGDIEIHAKEIVILNTSELPPFTIEDETDGGDELRMKYRYLDLRRNPVKNALVLRHHIAQEVRKYLDGQGFLEVETPFLIKSTPEGARDFVVPSRIHHGEFYALPQSPQTFKQLLMVAGFDKYFQIVKCFRDEDLRADRQPEFTQIDCEMSFVERDDILDTFEGLTKHLFSKVKGINFKEPFLKMSYQEAMSKYGSDKPDLRFGMPFVELSSLVKGKGFGVFDNAEYVGGICATGCANYTRKQLDELTDFVKRPQIGASGLVYARYGEDGSIKSTIDKFYSPEDLLHIAAEMGAKPGDLFLMLAGGHKKTLTALCELRLEMGSRLGLRSKDAFAPLWVVDFPLLEWDEEAKRFFAMHHPFTSPNPNDMPLFDTNPGVIRANAYDLVINGVEIGGGSIRIFDRLLQQKMFKALGFTPEEAEKQFGFLLNAFKYGAPPHGGIAFGFDRLCSLFGGADSIRDYIAFPKNNAARDVMIDSPSTIRQEQLDELSIDIRPETK from the coding sequence ATGTACAGAACACATACTTGTGGGGAACTAAGAATTGACAATGTAGGCAATTCAGTTACTTTAAGCGGCTGGGTACAGCGTATTAGAAATTTGGGCGGCATGACTTTTATTGATATCCGCGATAGATATGGAATAACTCAGGTGGTGGTGGACGAAAGTTCTGATAAATCTGTTCATGATATAGTTTCCAAACTTGGAAGAGAGTATGTGGTTCAAGTGAAGGGAACAGTTGTAGAGCGTGCCAGCAAGAATCCAAAAATTTCAACAGGTGATATTGAAATTCATGCGAAAGAAATAGTAATTCTAAACACTTCAGAGCTGCCTCCTTTTACAATTGAGGACGAAACCGATGGTGGAGATGAGTTAAGGATGAAATACCGCTATTTGGATTTAAGAAGAAATCCAGTAAAGAATGCGTTGGTACTTAGACATCATATAGCGCAAGAGGTTCGCAAGTATTTAGATGGTCAAGGATTTTTGGAGGTTGAAACTCCATTTCTAATTAAATCAACACCAGAAGGAGCCCGAGACTTTGTGGTTCCCTCTCGTATTCATCATGGTGAGTTTTACGCATTACCTCAATCTCCCCAAACATTCAAGCAATTGCTTATGGTTGCGGGGTTCGATAAGTACTTTCAAATCGTAAAATGTTTTAGGGATGAAGATTTGAGAGCCGATCGTCAACCAGAATTTACTCAGATTGACTGCGAAATGTCATTTGTAGAGCGTGATGATATCCTTGATACTTTTGAAGGACTGACCAAGCATCTGTTTAGTAAGGTAAAGGGAATTAATTTTAAGGAACCTTTCCTGAAAATGTCATACCAGGAAGCGATGAGCAAATATGGTTCCGATAAGCCTGATTTACGATTTGGAATGCCATTCGTAGAGTTGTCGTCGTTGGTTAAAGGTAAGGGGTTTGGAGTATTTGATAATGCTGAATATGTTGGAGGAATATGTGCTACGGGATGTGCAAATTACACACGCAAGCAGCTCGATGAGTTAACCGATTTTGTTAAACGTCCGCAAATTGGAGCCAGTGGATTGGTGTATGCGCGTTATGGTGAGGATGGTTCTATAAAATCGACAATAGATAAATTTTATTCCCCAGAGGATTTACTGCATATTGCAGCGGAAATGGGCGCAAAACCTGGTGATTTATTTCTGATGTTAGCCGGAGGACATAAAAAAACGCTAACGGCCCTTTGTGAGTTGAGACTTGAAATGGGAAGTCGACTAGGCCTAAGATCAAAAGATGCATTTGCCCCGCTTTGGGTGGTAGATTTTCCTTTGTTAGAGTGGGATGAAGAGGCAAAAAGATTCTTTGCAATGCACCATCCATTTACGTCTCCAAATCCTAACGATATGCCACTATTTGACACGAATCCTGGGGTCATTCGTGCTAACGCCTACGATTTAGTCATAAATGGAGTCGAAATAGGTGGTGGCTCAATTAGAATTTTTGACAGATTGCTTCAGCAGAAGATGTTCAAGGCGTTAGGTTTTACTCCTGAGGAGGCCGAAAAACAATTTGGATTCTTGCTGAATGCATTTAAGTATGGTGCACCACCTCACGGAGGAATTGCATTTGGTTTCGATAGGCTTTGCTCCTTATTCGGGGGTGCTGATTCAATTAGAGATTATATTGCTTTCCCTAAGAACAATGCAGCAAGGGATGTTATGATCGATTCGCCTTCAACAATACGGCAAGAACAACTTGATGAATTAAGCATTGATATAAGGCCTGAAACAAAATAG
- a CDS encoding collagenase has translation MKLLELLAPAKDLQTGIAAITHGADAVYIAAEKFGAREKAGNSIENIKELVNFAHQYFARVYVTVNTILYDNELEDAKELIHALYNAHVDAIIIQDFAILSMDIPPIAIHASTQMHNISPEKVKFLEHCGIERIVLPRELSIQEIEPFRQSTTAELEFFIHGALCVCYSGQCYLSQAITDRSANRGACAQPCRSAYDLIDADGNVLIKNKHLLSLKDLNLSQHIHQLIDAGISSFKIEGRMKDISYVKNTVTCYSNTINSIISNRNEYKRLSSGKCEYTFTPDPEKSFNRGFSKHFIEGRTTNQASYHSQKSIGKLIGRIGEVNSNWFSIDSNEKIHNGDGLCYFNENGELNGFLVNSSIQGKIYPNKPQEDLVPGIPIYRNADHAFEKQMQGKTATRYISLSLSVEQKNDQLTLTVIDEDNITSSLSIDDAFEDAQNPTLTTNNLINQLGKTGETIFRIEAFNVSNMPNPKHVPISKLNAIRRDLLEIHRENRIKSYRINIRKPEEQAKYPQTEIDFKGNVANTLSKNFLLSHGVKKMEKAFELEQTKDIAELMVTRYCLKYELGLCPLKQNAKPTKPLYLRDNNYTYPLVFDCKNCQMKVMSPNKNRNL, from the coding sequence GTGAAACTGCTTGAACTACTTGCGCCAGCAAAAGATTTACAAACGGGAATAGCCGCAATAACCCATGGCGCAGACGCAGTATATATTGCAGCCGAAAAATTTGGCGCAAGGGAAAAGGCCGGCAACTCAATTGAGAATATTAAGGAATTAGTAAACTTTGCTCATCAGTACTTTGCCCGCGTTTACGTTACCGTTAATACAATTCTTTACGATAACGAACTTGAAGATGCAAAAGAATTGATTCATGCACTTTACAATGCCCATGTAGATGCAATTATTATCCAGGATTTTGCGATACTATCTATGGATATTCCACCCATTGCAATCCATGCAAGCACGCAAATGCACAATATATCCCCTGAAAAAGTTAAATTTTTAGAGCATTGCGGCATTGAACGAATAGTCCTTCCTCGTGAATTATCAATTCAGGAGATTGAGCCATTCAGACAATCAACAACTGCTGAACTAGAATTTTTTATTCATGGAGCACTTTGCGTTTGTTATAGCGGACAGTGCTATCTGAGCCAAGCTATAACAGACCGTAGCGCAAACCGGGGCGCTTGCGCTCAACCCTGCCGATCGGCTTACGATCTAATTGATGCCGATGGTAATGTTCTCATAAAAAACAAGCATCTTCTATCGCTTAAAGATCTTAATCTTTCGCAGCATATTCATCAACTTATCGATGCAGGAATATCGTCATTCAAGATTGAAGGCAGGATGAAGGATATTTCCTACGTGAAAAATACTGTGACTTGCTATAGCAACACAATAAATAGCATCATTTCAAATAGAAATGAATACAAAAGGCTCTCATCGGGAAAGTGCGAATACACCTTCACTCCCGATCCAGAAAAGAGTTTTAATAGAGGATTTAGCAAACATTTTATCGAAGGGAGAACAACTAATCAGGCATCGTACCATAGCCAAAAATCTATCGGTAAACTAATTGGAAGAATTGGCGAGGTCAATTCAAATTGGTTTTCAATTGACTCCAATGAAAAAATACATAATGGCGATGGTTTATGCTACTTCAATGAGAATGGAGAATTAAATGGATTTCTTGTTAACTCATCTATCCAAGGAAAAATTTACCCGAATAAACCTCAAGAAGATCTGGTGCCAGGAATACCAATATATCGTAATGCTGATCACGCTTTCGAAAAACAGATGCAAGGAAAAACCGCTACCCGATATATATCCTTATCGCTAAGTGTTGAGCAAAAAAATGATCAACTTACCCTTACTGTAATTGATGAAGACAATATTACCAGCAGTTTATCAATCGATGATGCATTTGAGGATGCACAGAACCCAACGCTTACCACCAATAATCTAATAAATCAGCTTGGAAAAACCGGGGAAACAATTTTCAGGATAGAAGCCTTCAACGTTTCAAATATGCCAAACCCAAAGCACGTCCCTATATCAAAACTAAATGCTATTCGTAGAGATTTACTAGAAATCCACCGCGAAAATAGAATTAAATCATACCGAATAAACATCAGGAAGCCAGAAGAACAAGCCAAATATCCTCAAACTGAAATTGACTTTAAGGGCAATGTAGCCAATACCTTGAGCAAAAATTTTTTACTTTCGCATGGTGTAAAGAAAATGGAAAAGGCATTTGAACTCGAGCAAACAAAGGATATTGCTGAACTAATGGTTACTCGGTACTGCTTAAAATACGAATTAGGCCTATGCCCATTAAAACAAAATGCAAAACCAACAAAACCTTTATACCTAAGAGATAATAACTATACTTACCCATTGGTTTTTGACTGTAAAAATTGCCAAATGAAGGTGATGAGCCCAAATAAAAATCGAAATTTATAA
- the tadA gene encoding tRNA-specific adenosine deaminase: MTTPLSHEYFMNEALKEAKKAFDKNEVPIGAVVVCNGRIISRAHNLTETLNDPTAHAEMQAITAATNYLGGKYLDQCTLYVTVEPCIMCAGALYWSHLDVLVFGVTDPKRGYKLFGNSILHPKTQVIDDVLRTECSQLVTNFFKRKR, encoded by the coding sequence ATGACGACTCCGTTATCGCACGAATACTTCATGAACGAGGCCCTTAAGGAGGCCAAAAAGGCGTTTGACAAAAACGAAGTACCTATTGGCGCTGTTGTGGTTTGCAATGGTAGAATTATTTCTAGGGCACACAATTTAACCGAGACACTTAATGATCCTACTGCTCATGCCGAAATGCAGGCAATTACCGCCGCCACCAATTACCTTGGAGGAAAATATTTAGACCAATGCACCTTGTACGTAACAGTAGAGCCGTGCATTATGTGTGCTGGTGCTCTATACTGGTCCCATTTAGACGTTTTAGTTTTTGGTGTAACTGATCCGAAACGCGGTTACAAATTATTTGGAAATTCAATTCTTCATCCTAAAACACAAGTAATAGATGATGTATTAAGGACTGAATGCTCTCAACTGGTTACCAATTTTTTTAAAAGGAAAAGATAA
- the rsmB gene encoding RNA methyltransferase gives MIRVIDVIATGVREVIKEERSLDQVTSFWLRQNRGWNKVEKGFFAETLAEVVRWWRLLNELKFANEINYGSEYHSAVVNYIALNYNSCVAHGIITSGLQKKIKEAYNNLNATGAVKESIPDWLQEFGSSELGERWNLEIKALNKSPEIILRVNNLKSNRDELLSWFKRERFKAEPMDLPDAIHITERTNIYRSEAFTLGMFEQQDHSSQRVAPFLDVASGMRVIDACAGNGGKTLHLASIMANKGRIIAMDTADWKLAELRNRTRRAGASIVETKVIESSKTIKRLKDSADRLLLDVPCSGLGVLRRNPDSKWKLTPERIDELRRIQEDILNRYWVMVKPQGKLVYATCSILPSENEHQVKRFIDKYDGQFVLEEEQKISPAQSGFDGFYMARIRREF, from the coding sequence ATGATTAGAGTGATTGATGTAATTGCCACGGGAGTTAGAGAAGTTATAAAGGAAGAACGTTCTCTAGACCAGGTTACGTCGTTTTGGTTGAGGCAGAATAGAGGATGGAATAAGGTAGAAAAGGGTTTTTTTGCAGAAACATTGGCAGAAGTTGTTAGGTGGTGGCGACTTTTGAACGAACTTAAATTCGCCAACGAAATTAACTATGGAAGTGAGTACCATAGTGCTGTTGTTAATTATATTGCATTAAACTACAATAGCTGTGTTGCGCATGGAATTATAACTTCGGGTTTGCAAAAAAAAATTAAAGAGGCTTACAATAATTTAAATGCAACAGGTGCTGTAAAAGAATCAATTCCAGATTGGTTGCAGGAATTTGGAAGCAGTGAACTTGGCGAAAGATGGAATTTGGAAATAAAAGCGCTCAATAAATCGCCTGAAATTATTCTTAGAGTAAATAACCTTAAAAGTAATCGCGATGAACTTTTAAGTTGGTTTAAACGCGAAAGGTTTAAAGCAGAACCGATGGATTTGCCTGATGCAATTCATATTACCGAACGTACAAATATATATAGGTCGGAGGCATTTACGTTGGGAATGTTTGAGCAACAGGATCATTCATCGCAGAGGGTTGCTCCTTTTTTGGATGTTGCCTCCGGAATGCGTGTAATTGATGCTTGCGCGGGCAATGGTGGTAAGACGTTGCATTTGGCCAGTATAATGGCCAATAAGGGTCGAATTATTGCAATGGACACTGCGGATTGGAAGTTGGCCGAGCTAAGGAATAGAACTCGACGTGCTGGGGCTTCGATTGTGGAAACTAAAGTGATAGAATCCAGCAAAACAATAAAACGATTAAAGGATAGCGCTGATAGATTGTTGCTTGATGTTCCTTGCTCTGGATTAGGTGTTCTTCGCCGAAATCCGGATTCAAAATGGAAATTAACTCCCGAAAGAATTGACGAGTTGCGACGAATTCAGGAGGATATCCTGAACAGATATTGGGTGATGGTTAAACCCCAGGGGAAATTGGTTTATGCAACTTGTAGCATTCTTCCATCGGAAAACGAACATCAGGTTAAACGATTTATTGATAAGTATGATGGACAATTTGTCCTTGAAGAGGAGCAAAAGATATCGCCAGCGCAAAGCGGTTTTGATGGGTTCTATATGGCGAGGATTCGGAGAGAGTTTTAA
- a CDS encoding SAM-dependent methyltransferase: MIKLLTPENWPDYELIDSGDGEKLERFGTQIIARPEPQAFWRKGLSNQEWEKLANAYFLKGKANKNNDEWGEWKVKSSAKEQWTISYKHDDMLLKMRLGLTSFKHVGIFPEQASNWNFIYDTIKSFNTSNIKVLNLFAYTGIASIAAKAAGAEVTHVDSVKQVVSWSKENMELSGLKDIRWIVDDAIKFVNREVRRENKYNGIILDPPAYGRGPDGEKWILEESITPLLEQCKLLLTDKNNFIILNLYSMGFSALIAESLIKSIFNPKEYECGELYVSDKNLIKLPLGVFMRFKTTH; encoded by the coding sequence ATGATAAAGTTGCTTACCCCCGAGAATTGGCCCGACTACGAATTGATTGATAGTGGAGACGGTGAGAAGTTAGAACGATTCGGAACCCAAATAATTGCTCGACCAGAACCCCAGGCATTCTGGAGAAAAGGTCTGTCGAACCAAGAATGGGAAAAACTAGCCAATGCTTACTTTTTAAAAGGTAAAGCCAATAAAAATAATGATGAATGGGGTGAGTGGAAAGTAAAATCAAGTGCAAAAGAGCAATGGACAATTTCCTACAAGCATGACGATATGCTACTGAAAATGAGACTGGGGCTAACCTCGTTTAAACACGTTGGAATTTTCCCTGAGCAAGCCTCAAACTGGAATTTTATTTACGATACTATAAAATCGTTCAACACATCAAATATTAAAGTCCTTAACCTATTTGCATACACCGGAATTGCTTCAATTGCCGCAAAAGCAGCAGGCGCAGAGGTTACTCATGTAGATTCAGTAAAACAAGTCGTTTCCTGGTCGAAAGAGAACATGGAATTATCAGGCCTAAAAGATATACGATGGATAGTTGATGATGCCATTAAATTTGTCAATCGGGAAGTAAGGCGAGAAAACAAATACAATGGAATCATACTTGATCCCCCTGCTTATGGAAGAGGTCCTGACGGAGAAAAATGGATTCTTGAAGAAAGCATAACCCCACTGCTTGAACAATGCAAACTGCTTTTAACCGATAAAAACAACTTTATAATTCTAAACCTTTACTCCATGGGGTTTTCGGCTTTGATTGCAGAGAGTTTGATTAAAAGCATCTTCAACCCCAAGGAATACGAATGCGGAGAACTTTATGTATCGGACAAAAATTTAATAAAATTACCCCTCGGAGTTTTTATGAGATTTAAAACTACACACTAG